One genomic segment of Nonomuraea coxensis DSM 45129 includes these proteins:
- a CDS encoding PHP domain-containing protein, giving the protein MRIDLHSHSSASDGTQPPADVVRRARERGLDVLALTDHDTVAGHREAAAALPGGLTLVPGMELSCRRGEQGLHLLAYLFDPAEPELRAECVRLREARETRARLTVERLAELGVPVTWAQVAELAAGGPVGRPHIARAMVAAEAIAAPDLAFTPEWIGTGGRAHVSRYALDPGRAVRLVRAAGGVPVLAHPRAARRGPAVPDEWIAELAEAGLFGVEADHLDHDGPARARLRGLAGELGLAVTGSSDDHGELTGHRLGCETTGPEVYERLLAEATGAAPIGARPG; this is encoded by the coding sequence ATGCGCATCGACCTGCACAGCCACAGCAGCGCCTCCGACGGCACGCAGCCGCCGGCCGACGTCGTGCGCCGGGCCCGCGAGCGCGGCCTCGACGTGCTCGCGCTGACCGACCACGACACCGTCGCCGGGCACCGGGAGGCGGCCGCCGCGCTGCCCGGCGGGCTGACGCTGGTGCCCGGCATGGAGCTGTCCTGCCGCCGCGGCGAGCAGGGACTCCACCTGCTCGCCTACCTCTTCGACCCGGCCGAGCCCGAGCTGCGCGCCGAGTGCGTACGCCTCAGGGAGGCCCGCGAGACCCGCGCGCGGCTGACCGTCGAGCGGCTGGCCGAGCTGGGCGTGCCGGTGACCTGGGCGCAGGTGGCCGAGCTGGCGGCGGGCGGCCCGGTCGGGAGGCCGCACATCGCCCGCGCCATGGTCGCCGCCGAGGCGATCGCCGCTCCCGACCTGGCGTTCACGCCGGAGTGGATCGGCACGGGCGGGCGGGCGCACGTCTCCCGCTACGCGCTCGACCCCGGACGGGCGGTCCGGCTCGTACGGGCCGCGGGCGGCGTCCCGGTCCTGGCGCATCCCAGGGCCGCCAGGCGCGGCCCGGCCGTGCCCGACGAGTGGATCGCCGAGCTGGCCGAGGCCGGGCTGTTCGGGGTGGAGGCCGACCATCTCGACCACGACGGGCCCGCCCGCGCCCGGCTGCGCGGCCTGGCCGGCGAGCTGGGCCTCGCGGTGACCGGCTCCAGCGACGACCACGGCGAGTTGACCGGCCACCGTCTCGGCTGCGAGACCACCGGCCCCGAGGTCTACGAACGCCTCCTCGCCGAGGCCACCGGCGCCGCCCCGATCGGCGCGCGGCCCGGCTAG
- a CDS encoding MFS transporter, translating to MTVHGDRPLSSTRAWLGVAAITASLFVFLTTELMPVGLLTPLSESLGVSVGAAGLMVTLQGVSAGLGVPFIVAWSRRVNRRVLLSALLAVLALGNLVTALSPSYALILTTRLLMGFASGVFWAIGVGMAMRLVPERQANKASATVMSGISIATVAGIPLGTFLESRTDWRTTFLIWAGLSVLVFVAVTALIPSLPSRNAVPVREVFGLPVRNVPLRLVLVTVVLFVLGHFGAYTFVRPILEGHTGATPAFVTVVLMVFGAAGAVGNFIAGHTVSRSLRGTFAVGCAGLVLSLLALLAVGGGEAGAVAALVVWGLSFGAVQLAQVNLTLAAAPDTFEAAMSLNTMAYNTSIALGALFGGLFADHLGVTSVVWFGVALTTGSLLVNLATGRRPARGRDAVAATSSS from the coding sequence ATGACTGTGCATGGAGATCGCCCGCTGTCATCCACGCGGGCCTGGCTGGGGGTCGCCGCGATCACGGCGAGCCTGTTCGTCTTTCTCACCACCGAGCTGATGCCGGTCGGCCTGCTCACCCCCTTGAGCGAGAGCCTGGGGGTGTCGGTGGGCGCGGCCGGGCTCATGGTCACGCTGCAGGGCGTCTCCGCCGGGCTGGGCGTGCCGTTCATCGTGGCCTGGAGCAGACGGGTCAACCGGCGGGTGCTGCTGTCCGCGCTGCTCGCCGTGCTGGCCCTGGGCAACCTGGTGACCGCCCTGTCGCCGAGCTACGCGCTGATCCTGACCACGCGGCTGCTCATGGGGTTCGCCAGCGGGGTGTTCTGGGCCATCGGCGTCGGCATGGCGATGCGCCTCGTGCCGGAGCGGCAGGCGAACAAGGCGTCCGCGACGGTGATGTCCGGCATCTCGATCGCCACGGTGGCGGGCATCCCGCTGGGGACGTTCCTGGAGAGCCGTACCGACTGGCGGACCACGTTCCTCATCTGGGCCGGGCTGAGCGTGCTGGTGTTCGTCGCGGTCACGGCGTTGATCCCGTCGCTGCCGTCGCGCAACGCCGTGCCGGTCAGGGAGGTCTTCGGGCTGCCGGTCAGGAACGTGCCGCTGCGGCTGGTGCTGGTCACCGTCGTGCTGTTCGTGCTCGGGCACTTCGGGGCCTACACGTTCGTCCGGCCGATCCTGGAGGGCCACACGGGCGCGACGCCCGCCTTCGTCACCGTCGTCCTCATGGTCTTCGGCGCCGCAGGAGCCGTCGGCAACTTCATCGCCGGGCACACGGTGAGCAGGAGCCTGCGGGGCACGTTCGCCGTCGGGTGCGCGGGGCTCGTGCTGTCGCTGCTGGCGCTGCTCGCGGTCGGCGGCGGCGAGGCGGGCGCGGTCGCCGCGCTGGTGGTGTGGGGGCTCTCCTTCGGGGCCGTGCAACTGGCCCAGGTCAACCTCACGCTGGCCGCCGCGCCCGACACCTTCGAGGCCGCGATGTCGCTCAACACGATGGCGTACAACACCTCCATCGCGCTCGGGGCGCTCTTCGGCGGGCTGTTCGCCGACCACCTCGGGGTCACGAGCGTCGTGTGGTTCGGGGTGGCGCTCACCACGGGCTCGCTGCTGGTCAACCTCGCCACCGGGCGGAGGCCGGCGCGCGGCCGGGACGCCGTCGCCGCCACGTCCTCGTCCTGA
- a CDS encoding sigma-70 family RNA polymerase sigma factor encodes MVRALYREYGTPLMAFAVRLTGGDRRWAEDVVQETLVRAWRNLPDLRTESGSLMPWLATVARRVVIDDRRRSGTRPLDTVEEIPERAQPTPAEDERLLREIVVTDAMLSLSPAHRQVLTETFLLDRSLAEAAETIGVPVGTIKSRVYYAMRALRVALEERGVMLP; translated from the coding sequence ATGGTCCGAGCCCTCTACCGCGAATACGGCACCCCGCTGATGGCCTTCGCCGTCCGGCTCACGGGCGGCGACCGGCGCTGGGCCGAGGACGTCGTCCAAGAGACCCTGGTCCGCGCCTGGCGCAACCTCCCCGACCTCCGCACCGAGTCCGGCTCGCTCATGCCGTGGCTCGCCACCGTCGCCCGCCGGGTCGTCATCGACGACCGCCGCCGCTCCGGCACCCGCCCCCTGGACACCGTCGAGGAGATCCCCGAACGCGCTCAGCCCACCCCGGCCGAGGACGAGCGGCTGCTGCGCGAGATCGTGGTGACCGACGCCATGCTCTCGCTCTCCCCCGCGCACCGCCAGGTGCTCACCGAGACCTTCCTGCTCGACCGCTCGCTGGCCGAGGCGGCGGAGACGATCGGCGTGCCGGTCGGAACGATCAAGTCCCGCGTGTACTACGCCATGCGGGCCTTGCGCGTCGCACTGGAAGAAAGGGGGGTGATGCTGCCATGA
- a CDS encoding zf-HC2 domain-containing protein — translation MTEVQHEDVAAYALGLLDEGERAAFERHLAGCPSCAAEVGMFAEMGELIKGVHPDDLLPSPPDPQVESLLVRRAAAERRRRSLHRTLTAAAACALIATGVFLAVRSFASGPDPDSVHSPAAALLMTGKTYTETDPASGVTAVVGLEDKGWGTHVALRLKGVKGPLQCRLLAVGDDGRSEVVASWGVPDKGYGVPGAPDPLLLHGATSLTQDHLNHFTVETFDGRTLASIAV, via the coding sequence ATGACCGAGGTCCAACACGAGGACGTCGCCGCGTACGCGCTGGGTCTGCTCGACGAGGGGGAGCGGGCCGCGTTCGAACGCCATCTGGCGGGCTGCCCGAGCTGCGCCGCCGAGGTCGGCATGTTCGCCGAGATGGGCGAGCTGATCAAGGGCGTGCATCCTGACGACCTGCTGCCCAGCCCGCCCGACCCGCAGGTCGAGTCGCTGCTGGTCCGGAGGGCCGCGGCCGAGCGCCGCCGCAGGAGCCTGCACCGCACGCTGACCGCCGCCGCCGCGTGCGCGCTGATCGCGACGGGCGTGTTCCTGGCCGTCCGGTCGTTCGCCTCGGGGCCCGACCCCGACAGCGTCCACAGCCCGGCCGCGGCGCTGCTGATGACCGGGAAGACCTACACCGAGACCGACCCGGCCAGCGGCGTCACCGCCGTCGTCGGCCTGGAGGACAAGGGCTGGGGCACCCACGTCGCGCTGCGGCTGAAGGGCGTGAAGGGGCCGCTCCAGTGCCGGCTGCTCGCGGTGGGCGACGACGGCCGCTCCGAGGTCGTGGCGAGCTGGGGCGTCCCCGACAAGGGTTACGGCGTCCCCGGCGCGCCCGACCCGCTGCTGCTGCACGGCGCCACCAGCCTCACCCAGGACCACCTCAACCACTTCACGGTCGAGACCTTCGACGGCCGTACGCTGGCCTCGATCGCGGTCTGA
- a CDS encoding dienelactone hydrolase family protein translates to MSVEGDLVVPDAAQGLVMFAHGSGSSRHSPRNRYVAGALNEAGLATLLFDLLTPEEEADRANVFDIGLLAERLLERTREAREHPDAAGLPIGYFGASTGAAAALWAAAQPGNDIAAVVSRGGRPDLAGPRLAAVRAPTLLIVGGRDPIVIELNQEAQQRLRAENRLTVVPGATHLFEEPGALDAVADLARDWFVTHFAAPRPGRAPA, encoded by the coding sequence GTGTCCGTGGAGGGTGATCTGGTCGTCCCTGACGCCGCTCAGGGGCTGGTGATGTTCGCGCACGGCAGCGGCAGCAGCCGGCACAGCCCGCGCAACCGGTACGTCGCCGGCGCGCTCAACGAGGCCGGGCTGGCGACGCTGCTGTTCGACCTGCTGACGCCCGAGGAGGAGGCCGACCGGGCGAACGTGTTCGACATCGGCCTGCTGGCCGAACGCCTGCTGGAACGCACCCGCGAGGCTCGGGAGCACCCCGACGCGGCCGGCCTGCCGATCGGCTACTTCGGGGCCAGCACCGGCGCGGCGGCGGCGCTCTGGGCGGCGGCCCAGCCGGGCAACGACATCGCCGCGGTCGTCTCGCGCGGCGGCCGGCCCGACCTGGCCGGGCCGCGGCTGGCGGCGGTGCGCGCGCCCACGCTGCTCATCGTGGGCGGCAGGGATCCGATCGTGATCGAGCTGAACCAGGAGGCCCAGCAACGGCTGCGGGCCGAGAACCGCCTCACGGTCGTGCCCGGCGCGACGCACCTGTTCGAGGAGCCCGGCGCGCTGGACGCCGTCGCGGACCTCGCCCGCGACTGGTTCGTCACACACTTCGCGGCGCCCCGCCCGGGCCGCGCGCCCGCCTAG
- a CDS encoding LysR family transcriptional regulator, translating to MELQQLRYVVAIAETSNFTRAAERCRVVQSALSHQIAALERELGARLFERTSRRVRLTPAGEAFLPAARECLEAADRARAEVAAASGELRGRLAVGAITTVAAVDLPAVLKEFRGRHPRVRVTLAAGGSEDLIERVRRTEVDVAFLGLTTRAEPRGVNGRALARDELVAVVAPDHHLTDEETDLAGLAGEPFVDFRAGHAGRAQSDEAFAAAGVLRDVAFEVSSAEFMADLVRHGLGVGLLPAAYAPRLRDLRVIRLRDAPARVEHLIWADRPSPAATAFLELIIDL from the coding sequence ATGGAGCTGCAACAGCTGAGGTACGTCGTCGCGATCGCCGAGACCAGCAACTTCACCCGGGCCGCCGAACGCTGCCGGGTCGTGCAGTCGGCGCTCAGCCACCAGATCGCCGCCCTGGAGCGGGAGCTCGGCGCCAGGCTGTTCGAGCGCACCAGCCGGCGGGTCCGCCTCACACCGGCCGGGGAGGCGTTCCTGCCCGCGGCCCGCGAGTGCCTGGAGGCCGCCGACCGCGCCAGGGCCGAGGTCGCCGCGGCGAGCGGCGAGCTGCGCGGGCGGCTGGCCGTCGGCGCCATCACCACGGTCGCGGCGGTGGACCTGCCCGCCGTGCTGAAGGAGTTCCGCGGCCGGCATCCCCGGGTGCGCGTCACGCTGGCCGCGGGCGGCAGCGAGGACCTGATCGAACGGGTCAGGCGGACCGAGGTGGACGTCGCCTTCCTCGGCCTGACGACGCGGGCCGAGCCGAGGGGCGTCAACGGCCGCGCGCTGGCCAGGGACGAGCTGGTCGCCGTGGTCGCGCCCGACCATCATCTGACGGACGAGGAGACGGACCTGGCCGGCCTCGCCGGCGAGCCGTTCGTCGACTTCCGCGCGGGGCACGCCGGCCGCGCCCAGTCCGACGAGGCGTTCGCCGCCGCGGGCGTGCTCAGGGACGTCGCCTTCGAGGTGTCGTCCGCCGAGTTCATGGCCGACCTCGTCCGCCACGGGCTCGGCGTGGGCCTGCTCCCGGCCGCGTACGCGCCCCGCCTCCGCGACCTGCGCGTCATCCGCCTCCGCGACGCCCCGGCCCGGGTCGAGCACCTGATCTGGGCCGACCGCCCCTCCCCCGCCGCCACCGCCTTCCTCGAACTGATCATCGACCTCTGA
- a CDS encoding TetR/AcrR family transcriptional regulator, translating into MSRPLRADARRNRARVLEVAAETFAAEGLSVPVHEIARRAGVGTGTVSRHFPTKESLFQAILLDAMEQLVRHADELAAAEEPGEAFFAFFARVAETGAANRGLVDALAGAGFDVEAVTADGRYDVMGAWRGLLEAAQRAGAVRPDVELADVKALLNACVARERPGPDPVARARMLAVVRAGLRP; encoded by the coding sequence ATGAGCAGGCCGTTGCGGGCCGACGCCCGGCGCAACAGGGCGCGCGTCCTGGAGGTGGCGGCCGAGACGTTCGCCGCCGAGGGCCTGTCGGTGCCCGTGCACGAGATCGCCCGCCGCGCGGGGGTGGGCACCGGCACCGTCAGCAGGCACTTCCCGACGAAGGAGTCGCTGTTCCAGGCGATCCTGCTGGACGCCATGGAGCAGCTCGTCCGGCACGCGGACGAGCTGGCCGCCGCCGAGGAGCCGGGCGAGGCGTTCTTCGCGTTCTTCGCGCGCGTGGCCGAGACCGGCGCCGCCAACCGCGGCCTGGTGGACGCCCTGGCCGGTGCCGGGTTCGACGTCGAGGCGGTGACCGCCGACGGCCGCTACGACGTCATGGGCGCCTGGCGCGGGCTGCTGGAGGCGGCGCAGCGGGCGGGCGCGGTCCGCCCCGACGTCGAGCTGGCCGACGTCAAGGCCCTGCTCAACGCCTGCGTCGCCCGCGAGCGGCCCGGCCCTGACCCGGTGGCCCGTGCCCGCATGCTGGCCGTCGTCCGCGCCGGCCTGCGCCCCTGA